The Alteromonas stellipolaris genome includes a region encoding these proteins:
- the mgtE gene encoding magnesium transporter, whose product MAEALVSKYVQSQLRALNGALINGQFVSVRKLLLELPPSDVAHILESSPSRTRDELWELIDGDFHGDILEELSDDVRNGIITKMLPANVVDALEEMDTDDLAVTLSSLPEPVLQDILDSMDAQDRLRAEQALSYGEETAGFIMNTDTITLRPDVTIDVVLRYIRLKGELPENTDTFYVVNRTDNLVGIVPVTRLLTAETEAKVSDVMDEESEAIPVHMPDDEVASLFERYNWLSAPVVDEKHRLVGRITIDDVVDIIREDAEHSMMSMAGLDDDEDTFAPVLQSTKRRSVWLAVNLVTALMAAMVSDLFEATLSQLAVLAILNTIVPSMGGVAGNQTLTLVIRGMALGHVNANNSRWLISKEISIGFLNGAIWAILIASVIALWKQDYMLGIIIAFAMLVNMIAAAMAGATLPLIMKRLKIDPALAGSVILTTITDVVGIFAFLGTATLFLM is encoded by the coding sequence GTGGCAGAAGCGCTGGTCTCAAAATACGTACAAAGCCAACTCAGGGCACTTAATGGCGCGTTAATTAACGGCCAATTTGTTTCTGTACGTAAGCTTCTGCTGGAATTACCCCCTTCTGATGTTGCACATATTCTCGAATCTAGCCCAAGCCGCACCCGTGACGAACTATGGGAGCTTATTGATGGTGACTTCCACGGTGATATTCTAGAAGAACTTTCTGACGACGTACGTAACGGTATCATCACCAAGATGCTGCCTGCCAACGTAGTAGACGCGTTAGAAGAAATGGATACCGATGACTTAGCGGTTACCCTTAGCAGCCTTCCAGAACCAGTGCTGCAAGATATTCTTGATTCAATGGATGCACAAGACAGACTCAGAGCTGAACAAGCGCTGTCATACGGTGAAGAGACTGCTGGGTTCATCATGAATACCGACACCATCACTCTTCGCCCTGACGTGACCATTGATGTTGTACTTCGTTATATTCGCCTTAAAGGCGAATTACCTGAAAACACCGATACCTTTTATGTAGTGAATCGAACTGATAATTTAGTCGGTATCGTTCCGGTTACGCGATTACTTACCGCAGAAACCGAAGCCAAGGTATCGGATGTAATGGATGAAGAGTCTGAAGCCATTCCTGTTCATATGCCAGATGATGAAGTTGCCAGCTTGTTCGAACGTTATAATTGGCTATCAGCCCCGGTGGTTGATGAAAAACACCGTCTAGTCGGCCGAATTACTATTGATGACGTGGTTGATATTATTCGTGAAGACGCTGAGCATTCCATGATGAGTATGGCGGGTTTAGACGATGACGAAGATACCTTTGCCCCCGTACTTCAAAGTACCAAGCGACGCTCAGTATGGCTGGCTGTAAACCTGGTTACCGCGCTAATGGCAGCCATGGTAAGTGATTTATTTGAAGCCACATTAAGCCAACTAGCTGTACTAGCCATACTCAATACCATAGTGCCTAGTATGGGCGGCGTAGCAGGTAACCAAACACTTACCCTCGTTATTCGTGGTATGGCACTTGGGCACGTTAATGCCAACAACTCCCGCTGGTTAATCAGCAAAGAGATATCTATTGGTTTCTTAAACGGTGCGATTTGGGCAATCTTAATTGCTTCGGTAATAGCGCTTTGGAAACAAGACTACATGCTAGGCATCATTATCGCCTTTGCCATGTTGGTTAATATGATAGCCGCAGCAATGGCAGGCGCTACCTTGCCACTCATCATGAAACGTTTGAAAATAGACCCTGCGCTAGCCGGAAGCGTAATACTCACTACCATTACTGATGTAGTGGGTATATTTGCATTCTTAGGTACTGCGACCCTGTTTTTAATGTAA
- a CDS encoding HPr family phosphocarrier protein, giving the protein MTIEKTLTIVNKLGLHARAATQLVQLANQFDAKIVLVKGDKKADANSVLGLMMLESHQGEQVNVVVEGNDAEAALNAIETLIEGRFNEDE; this is encoded by the coding sequence ATGACTATTGAAAAAACACTTACTATCGTCAATAAGTTGGGCTTACATGCCCGCGCCGCCACCCAGTTGGTTCAATTAGCCAATCAATTTGACGCTAAAATCGTGCTGGTTAAAGGCGATAAGAAAGCCGATGCGAACAGTGTGTTGGGCTTAATGATGCTAGAAAGCCACCAAGGTGAACAGGTGAACGTAGTGGTTGAAGGGAATGATGCTGAAGCAGCACTAAACGCCATTGAAACCTTAATTGAAGGCCGTTTTAACGAAGACGAATAA
- the rapZ gene encoding RNase adapter RapZ, whose translation MKLIIISGRSGSGKSVALRALEDLGYYCVDNIPVNLLPTLTHTVVDEYDQVAVSIDVRNLPKNPADLVEILDYLPSSWSMTIVYIDASDDVLVKRFSETRRLHPLAKLNKSLSESIKAESDLLAPIVERADLYIDTDKLTIHQLAELIRERILGKKSSRLVLVFESFGFKHGIPKDADYVFDARFLPNPHWEPDLKHLTGLDAPVEVFLGSQPVVTKFIWQIQNLITTWLPHLERNNRSYVTIAIGCTGGQHRSVFIAQSLAKTFGEMHPDVQIRHRELNQ comes from the coding sequence GTGAAACTGATTATTATCAGTGGTCGATCCGGTTCAGGAAAATCAGTTGCGCTACGTGCCCTTGAAGACTTAGGCTACTATTGCGTAGATAATATTCCGGTTAACCTTCTCCCTACCCTTACCCATACTGTGGTTGATGAATATGACCAAGTCGCGGTAAGTATTGATGTAAGAAACCTGCCAAAAAATCCAGCCGACTTGGTAGAGATTTTAGATTACCTACCCTCGTCTTGGTCTATGACCATTGTGTATATCGACGCCAGCGACGATGTGCTGGTGAAGCGTTTCAGTGAAACACGCCGACTTCACCCGTTAGCCAAGCTCAACAAATCCTTATCTGAGTCGATAAAAGCCGAATCAGATTTACTTGCGCCTATTGTTGAGCGCGCCGATTTGTATATTGATACAGATAAGCTCACCATTCATCAACTCGCAGAACTTATTCGCGAGCGAATTCTAGGTAAGAAAAGCTCTCGTTTGGTATTGGTGTTTGAATCGTTTGGCTTCAAGCACGGCATACCTAAAGATGCCGACTATGTATTTGACGCCCGCTTTCTACCCAACCCCCATTGGGAACCAGATTTAAAGCACTTAACTGGCTTAGACGCTCCTGTAGAAGTGTTTTTGGGCTCTCAGCCTGTTGTGACAAAATTTATTTGGCAAATTCAGAACTTAATAACCACATGGCTGCCACATTTGGAACGCAATAACCGTAGTTATGTCACCATTGCGATTGGGTGTACTGGCGGTCAGCACCGCTCAGTATTTATTGCGCAATCGTTAGCGAAAACCTTTGGCGAAATGCACCCAGATGTTCAAATTCGCCACCGCGAGTTAAACCAGTAA
- the ptsN gene encoding PTS IIA-like nitrogen regulatory protein PtsN has protein sequence MEIQAIVSLDRTECAVQCNSKKRILEIISDIAAKNNPDIDQATVLASLLARERMGSTGIGNGIALPHGRLPGLEHVIAIIVTSNPAIDFDALDDQPVDIFFALLVPEEKTEGHLQTLATVAGKLSDKETVKAIRRASTSDDIITALSQ, from the coding sequence ATGGAAATTCAAGCCATAGTAAGTTTGGACCGCACCGAGTGTGCGGTTCAATGTAATAGTAAAAAACGTATTTTAGAGATTATTAGCGACATTGCCGCTAAAAATAATCCCGACATCGATCAGGCCACAGTGTTAGCTAGCCTACTTGCCCGTGAACGAATGGGAAGTACGGGTATTGGCAATGGCATTGCATTGCCTCACGGTCGATTACCGGGTTTAGAACACGTTATCGCCATTATTGTAACCAGTAACCCTGCCATCGATTTTGATGCGCTTGACGATCAACCCGTAGATATATTCTTTGCCTTGTTAGTGCCTGAAGAGAAAACAGAAGGTCACTTACAAACACTTGCTACCGTTGCCGGTAAACTAAGTGATAAAGAAACGGTGAAAGCCATTAGGCGGGCCTCCACCAGTGACGACATTATTACGGCTTTAAGCCAATAA
- the hpf gene encoding ribosome hibernation promoting factor: protein MQINLTGHHVEITDSLRSYVDTKFSKLERHFDHISNVHVILNVEKLNQKAEATMHLSGAEVFASSHNTDMYAAIDSMIDKLDRQVIKHKEKLKKH from the coding sequence ATGCAAATCAACCTTACCGGTCATCATGTCGAAATTACTGACTCTTTGCGTAGCTATGTCGATACTAAGTTCAGCAAACTAGAGCGTCACTTTGACCACATATCTAATGTGCATGTCATCCTGAACGTCGAAAAACTCAATCAAAAAGCCGAAGCCACCATGCACCTTAGCGGCGCAGAAGTGTTTGCTTCATCTCATAATACAGACATGTATGCGGCGATAGATAGCATGATCGACAAGCTCGACAGGCAAGTTATCAAGCATAAGGAAAAGCTGAAAAAGCACTAA
- the lptB gene encoding LPS export ABC transporter ATP-binding protein, whose translation MATLSAQSLAKAYKARQVVRDVSLSVSTGQIVGLLGPNGAGKTTTFYMIVGLVPLDKGKISIDDSELTHEPMHERARRGIGYLPQEASIFRKLTVFENIMAILQTRKGLSSAEQEQEADALLDEFNINHIRNSTGMSLSGGERRRVEIARALAADPQFILLDEPFAGVDPISVNDIKKIIQHLRDRGIGILITDHNVRETLDVCEKAYIVSQGELIAQGTAEQVLSNQKVRDVYLGEQFRL comes from the coding sequence ATGGCAACGTTGAGCGCACAGAGCCTTGCAAAGGCGTATAAAGCACGTCAGGTGGTTCGCGATGTAAGCTTATCAGTATCGACTGGGCAAATCGTTGGATTACTCGGCCCAAATGGTGCCGGTAAAACCACTACCTTCTACATGATTGTTGGCTTAGTGCCCCTTGATAAGGGCAAAATCAGCATTGATGACAGCGAATTAACCCACGAGCCCATGCATGAACGTGCACGCCGCGGAATTGGATATTTGCCGCAAGAAGCCTCGATTTTTAGAAAATTGACGGTGTTTGAGAACATCATGGCTATCTTACAAACCCGTAAAGGGTTAAGTTCAGCAGAGCAAGAACAAGAAGCCGATGCGCTACTTGATGAATTTAATATCAACCATATACGTAATAGTACGGGTATGAGTTTATCCGGTGGTGAACGTCGCCGAGTAGAAATCGCGCGAGCTTTAGCCGCTGATCCGCAATTTATTTTGCTTGATGAGCCATTTGCTGGTGTTGATCCTATATCGGTTAATGATATAAAGAAGATTATCCAACATCTTCGTGACAGAGGAATTGGAATCCTAATCACCGATCACAACGTAAGAGAAACACTGGATGTGTGTGAGAAAGCGTATATTGTGAGCCAAGGCGAACTCATCGCGCAAGGGACGGCAGAACAAGTTTTAAGTAATCAGAAAGTAAGGGATGTATACCTAGGAGAACAATTCAGGCTATAG
- the lptA gene encoding lipopolysaccharide transport periplasmic protein LptA, whose amino-acid sequence MYKPFIRLATKALATSLAVSLFATVAIAAESDFNKPIKVDSKSQFVDGKNKTSLFKDDVRITQGSLVINADEVEVIASEGDGREIFVARGKPASYSQELEDGATVTAKANEIRYEVVNRTISLQGSAELQQDTSKVQGDKITFDMVTEQLLATGGKDGEGGRVTTVFTPEAIRKASSNNEGDN is encoded by the coding sequence ATGTACAAACCATTTATTCGCCTAGCCACTAAAGCATTAGCGACCAGCCTAGCTGTTAGCCTATTCGCTACTGTGGCTATAGCGGCTGAAAGCGACTTTAACAAACCCATTAAAGTCGACTCGAAATCGCAATTTGTTGACGGCAAAAATAAAACCTCATTGTTTAAAGATGATGTACGAATTACCCAAGGTTCTTTGGTAATAAATGCCGATGAAGTTGAAGTTATTGCCAGCGAAGGTGATGGACGAGAGATATTCGTTGCTCGCGGCAAACCAGCCAGCTACTCGCAAGAACTTGAAGACGGTGCCACCGTCACAGCGAAGGCCAATGAAATTCGCTATGAAGTGGTAAACCGAACTATTTCTTTACAAGGTAGTGCTGAATTACAGCAAGACACCAGTAAAGTACAAGGCGACAAGATTACCTTTGACATGGTTACAGAACAATTGCTTGCAACAGGCGGCAAAGACGGTGAAGGTGGCAGAGTAACTACCGTATTTACGCCTGAGGCAATACGTAAAGCGTCATCGAATAACGAAGGCGATAACTAA
- the lptC gene encoding LPS export ABC transporter periplasmic protein LptC produces the protein MKVLGFDRLGLSISVLFILASAMYIPIWMEEDPTQQTNQGLDALKPAYKAKNLTTTLYNQEGQLNHKVFAASMEHYDQLGFVLFQKPRYTLYTDDAQSPWEVTATEGTLYNNELIQLENNVVIENQSVDDFVRTIRTAFIEINLYTKQMTSDQPVEIRGLQYVINSNGFNANLRTQEYELIDHVQTIYSPSH, from the coding sequence ATGAAGGTATTAGGGTTTGACCGATTAGGCTTGAGTATTTCGGTGTTATTTATATTGGCATCCGCCATGTATATTCCGATTTGGATGGAAGAAGATCCTACCCAGCAGACTAATCAGGGGTTAGATGCATTAAAGCCCGCGTACAAAGCCAAAAACTTAACGACCACCTTGTATAATCAAGAAGGCCAGCTAAATCACAAAGTATTTGCGGCGTCGATGGAACATTACGACCAATTGGGCTTTGTTTTATTCCAAAAGCCCAGATATACATTGTATACCGACGATGCACAGTCTCCGTGGGAAGTGACCGCGACAGAAGGTACTTTGTATAATAACGAATTGATACAGCTAGAAAATAATGTCGTTATTGAAAACCAAAGTGTCGATGACTTTGTAAGAACAATACGCACAGCGTTTATAGAGATAAACCTGTACACTAAGCAAATGACATCTGATCAGCCCGTGGAAATACGTGGCTTACAATATGTGATTAACAGCAATGGGTTTAACGCCAATTTGCGTACCCAGGAATACGAGTTAATAGACCATGTACAAACCATTTATTCGCCTAGCCACTAA
- the kdsC gene encoding 3-deoxy-manno-octulosonate-8-phosphatase KdsC, which produces MSDTQTTVNTLYTAMPEALYSSLKHVRLLVCDVDGVFSDGRIYLGNAGEELKAFHTRDGYGVKALVNSGVAVAVITGRRSAIVENRMKALNVAHIVQGEENKSDALAELMTRLSLKPEHVAVVGDDMPDTGMYPHANIKIAVKDAHPAVAQQANWITALPGGFGAVREICDTLLQANDKLHGIQGASV; this is translated from the coding sequence ATGAGCGACACCCAAACAACCGTAAATACACTTTATACCGCTATGCCTGAAGCTTTGTATTCCTCGTTAAAGCATGTTCGATTATTAGTGTGTGATGTAGATGGTGTGTTTTCGGATGGCCGTATTTACCTCGGTAATGCTGGCGAAGAGTTAAAAGCATTTCATACTAGGGATGGCTACGGCGTTAAAGCGCTCGTGAATTCTGGAGTAGCGGTAGCGGTCATTACGGGCAGGCGCTCTGCCATTGTCGAAAATAGAATGAAAGCGCTGAATGTTGCACACATCGTGCAAGGTGAAGAAAATAAGTCTGACGCACTGGCCGAACTTATGACTCGCTTATCACTTAAGCCCGAGCATGTGGCGGTGGTAGGTGACGATATGCCAGATACCGGCATGTACCCTCACGCTAACATAAAAATTGCGGTAAAAGACGCCCACCCTGCGGTTGCCCAACAAGCGAACTGGATCACCGCATTGCCAGGTGGCTTCGGTGCGGTACGTGAAATATGTGACACTCTACTTCAAGCAAACGACAAACTGCACGGCATTCAAGGTGCTAGCGTATGA
- a CDS encoding KpsF/GutQ family sugar-phosphate isomerase: MSQENSFITSAKRVIEIEAQAISALASRMNDDFVTACTLLQNCVGKVVVCGMGKSGHIGHKIAATLASTGTPSFFMHPGEANHGDLGMLSKGDVLLAISNSGETAELVNLLPIVKRLNVPVIAMTNSVTSSLGQHADVVLNISVEKEACSLGLAPTSSTTATLVMGDALAVALLDRKGFTSDDFALSHPGGSLGRKLLLKVSDIMLTGSELPLVDENALVADALLEISNKGLGMTGVIDNQGILIGIFTDGDLRRILDARIDLHTATVTQVMTKGGKTTMPEQLAVEALNLMETHKISALMVTDETRKPVGAFNMHMLLKAGVL; this comes from the coding sequence ATGTCACAAGAAAATAGCTTCATCACTTCAGCTAAGCGCGTCATAGAAATAGAAGCGCAGGCAATATCAGCGCTTGCATCTCGTATGAACGATGACTTTGTTACTGCATGCACTTTGCTACAAAACTGCGTAGGCAAGGTTGTGGTATGCGGCATGGGTAAATCAGGGCATATCGGGCACAAGATTGCAGCAACACTTGCCAGTACCGGAACCCCGTCGTTTTTCATGCATCCAGGCGAAGCTAACCATGGCGACTTAGGCATGTTAAGCAAAGGTGATGTGCTACTCGCTATTTCTAATTCTGGTGAAACCGCAGAGCTCGTTAACCTATTACCCATCGTAAAGCGCTTAAACGTGCCGGTTATTGCAATGACTAATAGCGTAACCAGTTCGTTAGGCCAGCACGCAGACGTGGTATTAAATATCAGCGTAGAAAAAGAAGCGTGCTCTTTAGGCTTAGCACCTACCTCTAGCACTACCGCGACGCTGGTAATGGGTGATGCCCTTGCCGTCGCGCTACTTGATCGCAAAGGTTTTACCTCTGACGATTTTGCGCTTTCCCACCCTGGTGGCAGCTTAGGCAGAAAACTATTGCTTAAAGTAAGCGATATTATGCTGACGGGTAGCGAATTACCCTTGGTAGACGAAAACGCCCTGGTTGCAGACGCGCTATTGGAAATTTCCAATAAGGGTTTGGGTATGACAGGGGTTATCGATAATCAAGGTATATTGATTGGAATTTTCACCGACGGTGACTTACGCCGTATTTTAGATGCCCGCATAGACTTGCATACCGCAACGGTTACACAAGTGATGACCAAGGGCGGTAAAACAACCATGCCAGAGCAACTCGCCGTGGAAGCGCTAAACTTAATGGAAACCCATAAGATAAGCGCGCTTATGGTAACGGATGAAACCCGCAAGCCTGTGGGCGCGTTCAACATGCACATGCTACTCAAAGCGGGAGTTTTATAA
- a CDS encoding calcium/sodium antiporter — translation MLLNVVIFLVGLIVLSWSADRFVYGASAFAKNIGMAPMMIGLTIVAMGSSAPEIVVSAAASINGNMNTAVGNALGSNITNIALVLGITALVKPLLVASSTLKRELPALLVITVIAVAFLFDGELTHLEGIILISLFVIVLGLMGWLSMKVDKEDPLVSETTDEIPNDVPTSSAIFWIVVGLILLPLSAHFLVGSAVEIAKYLGMSDLVIGLTIIALGTSLPELAASIAGVLKGEDDLALGNIIGSNIFNLLAVLGMPGLISPGALDPDVYNRDMFVVLGLTLLLFLFSFTLMGNRRISRRNGGLLIACFIGYQFWLFA, via the coding sequence GTGCTTTTAAACGTAGTCATTTTTTTAGTTGGACTGATTGTACTTAGCTGGAGTGCAGACCGTTTTGTTTACGGTGCATCAGCGTTTGCCAAGAATATTGGTATGGCGCCCATGATGATAGGCTTAACCATTGTCGCAATGGGTTCGTCTGCGCCTGAAATTGTGGTGTCAGCCGCAGCATCTATTAACGGTAATATGAATACCGCCGTAGGTAATGCATTAGGCTCAAACATTACCAACATTGCCCTTGTGCTTGGTATTACTGCGCTAGTTAAACCGCTTCTTGTTGCCTCCTCTACGTTAAAGCGTGAACTCCCTGCCCTACTTGTTATTACCGTCATTGCGGTTGCTTTTCTTTTCGATGGCGAACTTACTCACCTGGAAGGCATCATTCTCATCAGCCTCTTCGTGATTGTTTTAGGCTTAATGGGATGGTTGTCTATGAAAGTAGACAAAGAAGACCCGTTAGTGAGTGAGACGACAGATGAAATTCCTAACGATGTACCCACCTCTTCCGCCATTTTTTGGATTGTTGTTGGCTTAATATTGCTACCGCTGAGTGCACACTTCTTGGTAGGTTCAGCAGTAGAAATAGCCAAGTACCTAGGTATGTCGGATTTAGTTATCGGTTTGACCATTATAGCTCTTGGTACCAGCCTGCCCGAATTGGCTGCCAGTATTGCAGGTGTGCTTAAAGGGGAAGACGACTTGGCCTTAGGAAATATTATTGGCTCTAATATTTTCAATTTACTTGCCGTACTAGGCATGCCGGGCTTAATTTCCCCGGGCGCGTTAGACCCTGACGTTTATAACCGCGATATGTTTGTTGTGCTTGGGCTAACTTTATTATTGTTCTTATTTAGTTTCACCTTGATGGGTAATCGTCGAATAAGTCGAAGAAATGGCGGCTTATTGATTGCTTGCTTTATTGGTTATCAATTTTGGCTTTTTGCGTAA
- the mlaF gene encoding phospholipid ABC transporter ATP-binding protein MlaF: MDHLVEIDNLTFRRADRVIYDGITLSIPKGKITAVMGPSGIGKTTLLRLIGGQLTPDEGDIQFDGDSIVAMSRKELYQARRRMSMLFQSGALFTDMTVFDNVAFPLREHTKLSEDLIATTVALKLQAVGLRGAAQLMPSELSGGMARRAALARAIALDPDLIMYDEPFAGQDPISMGVLVKLIRGLNDALDLTSVVVTHDVTEVLTIADYIYILADKRVIGEGTAQQIRESDSELVQQFLKGKADGPVPFHYPAPDIENTFFGGDK, translated from the coding sequence ATGGACCATTTAGTCGAGATAGACAACCTAACCTTTCGACGCGCAGACCGTGTTATTTACGACGGTATTACGCTGAGCATTCCGAAAGGAAAAATTACGGCCGTAATGGGCCCCAGTGGTATAGGGAAGACCACCTTACTGCGCCTTATAGGCGGGCAATTAACGCCAGATGAAGGTGATATACAGTTTGATGGTGATTCTATTGTCGCCATGAGCCGTAAAGAGCTTTATCAAGCACGTCGTCGAATGAGCATGCTTTTTCAAAGCGGTGCTTTGTTCACTGACATGACGGTTTTTGACAATGTGGCGTTTCCACTGCGTGAACATACCAAATTATCGGAAGATCTTATCGCTACAACTGTCGCATTAAAGCTACAGGCTGTTGGGCTAAGAGGCGCTGCGCAACTCATGCCAAGCGAACTTTCCGGTGGTATGGCACGTCGTGCAGCGTTAGCCAGAGCCATTGCGTTAGACCCTGACCTTATAATGTACGATGAACCTTTTGCTGGCCAAGATCCTATTTCCATGGGCGTACTGGTTAAATTAATCAGAGGGCTTAACGACGCGCTAGATTTAACGAGCGTTGTGGTAACCCACGACGTGACCGAAGTACTCACTATTGCCGACTATATTTATATTTTGGCAGACAAAAGGGTGATTGGTGAAGGAACCGCGCAGCAAATTAGAGAAAGCGATTCTGAGTTAGTTCAGCAGTTCTTAAAAGGTAAAGCTGATGGACCTGTGCCATTTCATTACCCTGCTCCGGATATAGAAAATACCTTTTTCGGAGGGGATAAATGA
- the mlaE gene encoding lipid asymmetry maintenance ABC transporter permease subunit MlaE — protein sequence MKFFQSIGANTIGKLTAIGRATYMLMGALFAVPRLKNIPLTIKQVHVVGVQSLLIIIVSGLFIGMVMALQGYTILVDYGAEGSLGPMVALSLLRELGPVVTALLFAGRAGSALTAEIGLMKATEQISSLEMMAVDPLRRIVAPRFWAGIISMPMLALIFSAVGILGGHLVGVDWLGVDVGSYWSIMQSTVEWGEDVVNGIIKSLVFALVVTWIAIFKGYDSIPTSEGISKATTETVVYSSLAVLGLDFVLTALMFGIE from the coding sequence ATGAAGTTTTTCCAATCGATAGGTGCTAACACCATTGGTAAATTAACCGCCATTGGCCGCGCTACGTATATGTTAATGGGAGCGCTGTTTGCCGTTCCTAGATTGAAAAATATTCCGCTTACCATTAAGCAGGTTCATGTGGTGGGCGTTCAGTCTTTGTTAATTATTATCGTGTCAGGATTATTCATTGGCATGGTAATGGCACTGCAAGGCTATACTATTTTAGTTGATTACGGCGCTGAAGGTAGCTTAGGCCCTATGGTGGCGTTATCACTGCTTCGTGAGCTTGGACCAGTAGTAACCGCACTATTATTTGCAGGTAGAGCGGGTTCTGCACTCACCGCCGAAATTGGTCTAATGAAGGCCACTGAGCAAATTAGTAGCTTAGAAATGATGGCGGTTGACCCGCTAAGACGTATTGTCGCTCCTCGCTTTTGGGCGGGCATTATTTCTATGCCAATGTTGGCGCTGATATTTAGTGCGGTAGGTATTTTAGGCGGACACCTAGTGGGCGTTGATTGGTTAGGTGTAGATGTTGGCAGTTATTGGTCAATTATGCAGTCTACAGTGGAATGGGGCGAGGATGTGGTAAACGGCATCATTAAAAGCCTTGTTTTCGCCTTGGTTGTCACCTGGATAGCCATATTTAAGGGTTACGATTCTATTCCTACGTCGGAAGGGATCAGCAAAGCTACTACAGAAACTGTAGTGTATTCTTCATTAGCAGTATTAGGGCTGGACTTCGTGCTTACCGCCCTTATGTTTGGCATTGAGTAG
- the mlaD gene encoding outer membrane lipid asymmetry maintenance protein MlaD: protein MNKYKSEVLVGMFVVLTIGAVMLLALKVANQSVGGDGDTYTLYAKFDNIGGLKARSSVKVGGVNVGRVSSITLDQEDFTPVVELSILKSYDGFPETSSVSILTSGLLGEQYVGFQPGFSFDGVANLKDGDYLQDTKSALVLEDLIGQFLFSRGSDEE, encoded by the coding sequence ATGAATAAATATAAATCTGAAGTATTGGTTGGCATGTTCGTTGTATTAACCATTGGTGCGGTAATGTTACTGGCACTAAAAGTGGCTAATCAATCGGTAGGTGGCGATGGTGATACCTACACCCTGTACGCTAAATTCGACAACATTGGTGGCTTAAAAGCGCGCTCATCGGTAAAGGTGGGGGGTGTGAACGTTGGTCGTGTTTCTTCTATTACACTTGATCAAGAAGACTTCACGCCCGTAGTAGAGTTATCAATTTTGAAAAGTTACGACGGTTTTCCAGAAACTAGCTCAGTTTCCATACTGACCTCTGGCCTACTAGGTGAGCAATACGTTGGTTTCCAGCCAGGGTTTTCGTTTGACGGGGTAGCAAACCTTAAAGACGGCGATTACTTACAAGACACTAAATCGGCGTTGGTATTAGAAGATTTGATAGGGCAATTCTTATTTAGTCGCGGAAGTGACGAAGAGTAA